One genomic window of Numida meleagris isolate 19003 breed g44 Domestic line chromosome 1, NumMel1.0, whole genome shotgun sequence includes the following:
- the EIF2S3 gene encoding eukaryotic translation initiation factor 2 subunit 3: MAGDEAGVTLGQPHLSRQDLATLDVTKLTPLSPEVISRQATINIGTIGHVAHGKSTVVKAISGVHTVRFKNELERNITIKLGYANAKIYKLDDPSCSRPECYRSCGSSTPDEFPTDIPGTKGNFKLVRHVSFVDCPGHDILMATMLNGAAVMDAALLLIAGNESCPQPQTSEHLAAIEIMKLKHILILQNKIDLVKESQAKEQYEQILAFVQGTVAEGAPIIPISAQLKYNIEVVCEYIVKKIPVPLRDFTSEPRLIVIRSFDVNKPGCEVDDLKGGVAGGSILKGVLKVGQEIEVRPGIVSKDSEGKLMCKPIFSKIVSLFAEHNDLQYAAPGGLIGVGTKIDPTLCRADRMVGQVLGAVGALPEIFTELEISYFLLRRLLGVRTEGDKKAAKVQKLSKNEVLMVNIGSLSTGGRVSAVKADLGKIVLTNPVCTEVGEKIALSRRVEKHWRLIGWGQIRRGVTIKPTVDDD, translated from the exons ATGGCGGGGGACGAGGCGGGAGTGACGCTGGGGCAGCCGCACCTCTCTCGGCAGGATCTCGCCACCTTG GATGTTACCAAGCTGACGCCCCTTTCACCAGAAGTGATCAGCAGACAAGCCACAATTAAtatag GTACAATTGGCCACGTAGCCCATGGAAAGTCGACAGTAGTCAAAGCTATATCTGGTGTTCATACTgtcagatttaaaaatgaactggaaagaaatatcACAATCAAGCTGGGCTATGCCAATGCAAAG ATTTACAAGCTGGATGACCCAAGCTGTTCCCGACCAGAATGTTACCGATCCTGTGGAAGTAGCACCCCAGATGAATTCCCTACAGATATTCCTGGCACCAAGGGGAATTTCAAACTAGTCAG GCACGTCTCTTTTGTGGATTGTCCTGGCCACGACATTTTGATGGCTACTATGTTGAACGGTGCAGCAGTAATGGATGCAGCTTTACTGCTGATAG ctggTAATGAGTCATGTCCTCAACCCCAGACCTCAGAGCATCTAGCTGCTATAGAAATCATGAAACTGAAACACATTTTGATTCTGCAGAATAAGATTGATTTGGTGAAGGAGAGCCAGGCTAAAGAACAATACGAACAGATTCTTGCATTTGTGCAAG GTACAGTTGCAGAAGGAGCTCCAATAATTCCAATCTCAGCACAGCTGAAATACAACATTGAAGTAGTTTGCGAGTATATagtgaaaaaaattccagtCCCTTTGCGAGACTTTACATCTGAGCCAAGGCTTATTG TAATTAGGTCTTTTGATGTTAACAAGCCTGGCTGTGAAGTTGATGACCTTAAGGGGGGTGTTGCTGGTGGCAGTATTCTAAAAGGTGTTTTAAAG GTTGGTCAGGAAATTGAGGTCCGACCTGGTATTGTGTCCAAGGACAGTGAAGGAAAACTCATGTGCAAGCCAATCTTTTCCAAAATTGTGTCACTCTTTGCTGAGCACAACGATTTACAATACGCTGCTCCAGGAGGACTTATAG GTGTTGGAACTAAGATTGACCCAACTTTGTGCCGGGCTGACCGAATGGTAGGGCAAGTTCTTGGTGCGGTTGGAGCGCTGcctgaaatatttacagagcTAGAAATTTCCTATTTCTTGCTGAGACGGCTGCTAGGTGTGCGCACTGAAGGAGACAAGAAAGCTGCAAAG GTGCAAAAATTATCGAAGAATGAAGTTTTAATGGTAAATATTGGATCCTTATCTACTGGAGGGAGAGTCAGCGCAGTAAAAGCTGATTTGGGGAAGATTGTGCTGACTAACCCAGTATGCACAGAAGTGGGAGAAAAAATTGCCCTGAGTCGAAGAGTAGAGAAGCACTGGCG TTTAATTGGTTGGGGTCAGATCAGAAGAGGAGTGACAATCAAACCGACTGTTGATGACGACTGA